One Anastrepha obliqua isolate idAnaObli1 chromosome 6, idAnaObli1_1.0, whole genome shotgun sequence DNA window includes the following coding sequences:
- the LOC129250357 gene encoding uncharacterized protein LOC129250357: MYRCVRITSPDDYLQCILWRENPMEDVKTYKLETVTYGTRPASFLAIRAMHQLANDEAESYPLGAQIVLRDFYVDDMITGSDTAEEAIEIMGQTSQLLAKGNFKIRKWCSNDQAKPTKITKRSALSIIARLYDPLGLVGPFVLKAKIFLQRLWMEKLDWDESLPMSHETSWENLCSQFNDVKHLTFPRFIAKRNASLELHAFCDASLSAYSTCVYIRASNGKSVCINLLCSKSRVAPIKSLTVPKLELCAAYLLAQLVHSIAQLNIFSCMFYCWSDSSIVLSWLKEDSSRFNVFVANRINNIQNLTDGMEWRYVPTAVNRADILSRGATPTELLNSSLWKHGPPFLSNPHNEWPKCCVRTQELPEMRKTFLLTTRSASDMSINCKYVNSFASMQRIYGYVYKFVKKDISGHLTPSHIQNGTYFLIRMIQMFVALVYISLSAVTVLAVTAILTAALITVTVAATLVTAAAVIARCRCNPYRWFCRRQE, translated from the exons ATGTACCGCTGCGTACGCATCACTTCACCAGATGACTATCTTCAGTGCATACTTTGGAGGGAAAACCCGATGGAAGATGTTAAGACCTACAAATTGGAGACTGTCACTTATGGAACACGACCAGCATCATTCTTAGCTATTAGAGCTATGCACCAGCTGGCTAACGATGAAGCCGAATCTTACCCCCTTGGTGCTCAGATAGTACTGCGGGATTTTTATGTTGATGACATGATCACTGGATCCGATACTGCTGAGGAGGCAATTGAAATAATGGGGCAAACTTCGCAGCTACTTGCAAAGGGTAACTTCAAAATACGAAAGTGGTGCTCCAATGATCAAGCT AAACCAACAAAAATAACGAAACGCTCTGCACTTTCCATTATTGCCCGTTTGTATGATCCGCTCGGCTTAGTCGGCCCATTTGTATTAAaggcaaaaatatttcttcagcgTCTATGGATGGAAAAACTTGACTGGGACGAAAGTTTACCGATGTCTCATGAAACAAGTTGGGAAAACCTATGCAGCCAATTCAACGATGTCAAACATTTGACATTTCCCCGCTTCATCGCTAAAAGGAATGCATCGTTGGAACTTCATGCCTTTTGTGACGCCAGTTTGTCTGCATATAGTACGTGTGTTTACATACGTGCTAGCAATGGTAAGAGCGTATGCATAAATCTGCTTTGCTCAAAGTCGCGAGTTGCTCCGATTAAATCTCTCACTGTGCCAAAGCTCGAGCTGTGTGCTGCCTATTTGCTTGCTCAGTTAGTGCACTCCATCGCTCAACTTAATATCTTCAGCTGTATGTTTTATTGTTGGTCAGACTCCAGTATTGTGCTCTCATGGTTGAAGGAGGACTCATCCCGGTTCAACGTATTCGTAGCTAATCGCATTAACAATATTCAAAATCTCACAGATGGTATGGAGTGGCGTTATGTCCCAACAGCTGTAAACCGTGCTGATATACTATCACGCGGAGCCACACCAACAGAATTACTAAATTCTTCGTTGTGGAAACATGGACCGCCGTTTTTGTCTAATCCGCACAATGAGTGGCCTAAATGCTGCGTTCGAACTCAAGAGCTTCCCGAAATGCGCAAAACCTTTTTGCTAACTACACGCTCTGCTTCTGATATGTCAATAAACTGCAAATACGTAAATTCTTTTGCATCTATGCAACGCATCTACGGTTACGTTTACAAGTTTGTGAAGAAGGATATCTCAGGTCATTTAACACCTAGTCACATTCAGAATGGAACATACTTCTTAATTCGCATGATACAAATG TTCGTCGCCCTCGTGTATATATCACTGTCCGCTGTCACAGTTCTCGCAGTTACTGCCATACTCACCGCTGCTCTCATCACTGTAACCGTCGCTGCTACTCTGGTCACTGCTGCTGCCGTCATCGCCCGCTGTCGCTGCAATCCCTACCGCTGGTTCTGTCGCCGCCAGGAATGA
- the LOC129250358 gene encoding uncharacterized protein LOC129250358: MSKPKTAVPSLSPSKEIMELKSLKRQRTVAKNSIVRIKTGLLDKTMSLDPIELECRLDILNSHSDKLMKCQSKIEEIDEEDIARGELGDLIVETKSVIKSILARNKSSIAETSFVAPHSSRLPKMSLPKFKGEYSEFKNFMSLFESLVHNDPTIPEIEKFNHLVNCLSGEALGTVKAFQMSDENYSKALASLKKVYDNKCLIFFDTISKLFELPTIPKPSALSLRTMIDTVSAVYDSLLSLGDEKNITNAIIIHLVMSKVDTVTRSKWEEQLDYDKLPLWRECEAALNKRYQHLSADEASTSRLKPSSSHSIQKPHLHAGRTKAALVTSNIKQPVCPHCKSNDHSIPACPTFKTLSAQQRFEFAKSVPLCINCLRKGHSVSKCKTDRSRVCNRSHHTLLHQYPVSFATAPQLSTSHAMHTMSTPDRVMLATAVVNVKGSSGEYLAARALLDSGSQVNFMTEDLAQKLRIRRESTTLNIIGIGNATKKVRTKLNTFVKSRVNNYEFSAQFWIMRSISASHPDRNVNINGWKIPKNISLADPEFYKAQKVDLLLGAETFFELLAVGQIKASPNHPTLQKTLLGWVVSGKYASNQRPPPTVSSTLCHTEQGLANIDSIVQRFWAMEEIPSGASSTKFTPEQIECEKFFVKTTKVLPSGRLQVRLPFKDDRKLLGNSYETASRRFQALERKTLKDPELRQMYLDFMNEYIELGHMSPTNNKIPSEPHYFIPHQCVLRPESTTTKLRVVFDASSRTSSQIALNEILMVGPTIQEELYSTLLRFRLHKYAFTADITKMYRQILMHEEDKNFQLVVWRRHPSEPLQIFRLNTVTYGTAPAPFLATRCLQMLSDANTHMYPLGSKAITRDFYVDDLLTGSDNFESLDLIRSEVVKILNSAGFNLSKWFSNHPSFFDCESSEKALNFNHTDSTKTLGIHWLPKEDLFRFVLNDNFTSLRATKRNILSVSARLFDPLGLLAPLVTKAKILLQELWLQKLDCDESIPLHLDTSWENFKANLLQLPSISIPRFVHTESSASCQIHGFADASIRAYGCCIYIRSHSAGGTKCTLLTAKSRVAPLKTKSLPRLELSAAHLLAKLWSRIAPMLSRPIENINFWTDSEIVLHWIKTHPSVLQTFVANRVSEIQELTDKATWRHVPTKLNPADQVSRGCNVDELNNSIWFSGPQAGKILH; encoded by the coding sequence ATGAGCAAGCCAAAGACAGCAGTTCCAAGTCTCTCTCCAAGTAAGGAGATTATGGAATTGAAATCACTAAAGCGCCAGCGAACTGTTGCGAAAAATAGTATAGTGCGCATAAAAACGGGTCTCCTCGATAAAACAATGTCGTTAGATCCAATTGAATTGGAGTGTCGACTGGACATTTTGAACTCTCATAGCGATAAGCTTATGAAGTGCCAgtcgaaaattgaagaaatcgaCGAGGAAGACATAGCCCGTGGGGAGTTAGGGGACCTAATAGTGGAAACTAAGTCCGTTATAAAATCTATTCTGGCGAGAAATAAATCGTCAATAGCCGAAACATCATTTGTTGCACCTCACAGCTCGCGACTACCGAAAATGTCGCTACCGAAATTTAAAGgggaatattcagaatttaaaaattttatgagtcTGTTCGAGAGTTTGGTGCACAACGATCCTACAATCCCAGAAATTGAGAAATTTAATCACTTGGTTAACTGTCTGTCTGGTGAAGCTTTGGGAACGGTAAAGGCCTTCCAAATGTCGGACGAAAATTATTCGAAGGCGTTGGCTAGTCTCAAAAAAGTTTATGACAATAAATGCTTAATATTTTTCGacacaatttccaaactttttgaacTGCCAACTATCCCAAAGCCATCTGCGCTTTCATTGCGCACAATGATTGATACAGTGTCGGCTGTTTACGACTCGTTGCTGTCGTTAGGTGACGAGAAAAACATCACAAACGCTATCATAATTCATCTGGTAATGTCAAAAGTTGACACCGTTACTCGGTCAAAGTGGGAGGAACAGTTGGATTATGATAAGCTGCCATTATGGCGTGAGTGTGAGGCAGCATTAAATAAACGCTACCAACATTTATCTGCCGATGAAGCCTCAACGTCGAGGCTCAAGCCGTCAAGCAGTCACAGCATTCAGAAACCCCACCTTCATGCGGGAAGGACGAAAGCTGCCTTAGTGACTTCAAATATAAAACAGCCGGTGTGTCCGCACTGTAAATCAAATGATCATAGTATACCCGCGTGTCCTACTTTTAAAACTCTCTCTGCTCAGCAGCGATTTGAGTTTGCTAAATCAGTCCCCTTATGCATAAATTGTTTGCGAAAGGGGCACTCAGTTTCAAAGTGCAAAACGGATCGGAGTCGTGTTTGCAACCGTTCGCATCACACGTTGCTGCACCAGTACCCTGTATCCTTTGCAACTGCACCACAACTTTCGACCTCGCATGCCATGCACACGATGAGTACGCCAGATCGGGTTATGTTGGCTACAGCCGTAGTCAACGTAAAAGGTAGCTCCGGAGAGTACCTTGCTGCACGAGCCTTGCTGGATTCTGGATCTCAGGTGAATTTCATGACAGAGGATTTGGCGCAGAAATTACGAATTCGTCGCGAAAGTACGACCTTAAATATTATCGGCATCGGAAATGCAACCAAAAAAGTAAGGACGAAATTAAATACGTTTGTAAAATCGCGGGTCAATAATTATGAGTTTTCGGCACAGTTTTGGATAATGCGATCCATTTCAGCCAGCCATCCAGATCGTAACGTAAATATTAATGGCTGGAAAATTCCTAAAAACATTAGCTTAGCGGACCCAGAATTTTATAAGGCTCAAAAGGTAGATCTTTTGTTAGGTGCTGAAACATTTTTCGAGCTTTTAGCTGTAGGCCAGATCAAGGCCAGCCCCAATCACCCAACATTGCAAAAGACACTTTTAGGCTGGGTTGTGTCTGGCAAATACGCCTCCAACCAACGTCCTCCTCCCACAGTCAGTAGCACATTATGCCATACTGAACAAGGTCTAGCAAATATAGATTCCATTGTCCAAAGGTTCTGGGCGATGGAAGAAATACCTTCAGGGGCTAGTTCGACAAAATTCACACCTGAACAAATAGAGTGtgaaaaatttttcgtaaaaactACTAAAGTTTTGCCTTCAGGAAGGCTTCAAGTAAGACTGCCTTTCAAAGATGACCGTAAGTTACTCGGTAATTCCTATGAAACCGCGTCTCGGCGGTTTCAGGCCCTGGAGAGAAAGACCTTGAAAGATCCAGAACTTCGTCAAATGTATCTGGACTTCATGAATGAATACATCGAATTGGGTCACATGAGCCCAACAAATAATAAGATCCCGAGTGAGCCACACTACTTCATTCCGCATCAATGCGTTCTTCGGCCTGAAAGTACGACGACTAAATTACGTGTTGTTTTCGACGCATCAAGTCGTACCTCTTCTCAAATTGCGTTGAATGAAATCTTGATGGTTGGGCCGACCATTCAAGAAGAGCTGTATTCAACACTTCTTCGTTTTCGCTtgcataaatatgcatttacgGCGGACATTACTAAAATGTACCGCCAAATTCTCATGCACGAAGAAGACAAAAACTTTCAGCTTGTAGTGTGGAGACGGCATCCATCTGAGCCACTTCAAATCTTTCGACTTAACACCGTAACATACGGCACTGCGCCTGCTCCATTTCTCGCTACACGGTGTTTACAAATGCTCAGCGATGCCAATACACATATGTATCCACTCGGCTCAAAGGCAATAACAAGAGATTTTTATGTAGACGACCTGCTTACAGGATCCGATAATTTCGAATCTCTAGATCTTATTAGAAGTGAGgtagttaaaatattaaactcgGCAGGATTCAATTTATCTAAGTGGTTTTCAAATCAcccatcatttttcgattgtgAGAGTTCTGAGAAGGCCTTAAACTTCAATCACACAGACTCCACAAAAACACTTGGAATCCATTGGTTGCCGAAGGAAGATTTGTTTCGGTTTGTCTTAAATGACAACTTTACCAGTTTACGAGCCACTAAGCGAAACATATTAtcagtttcggctcgtcttttcGATCCTCTTGGTTTACTTGCCCCACTAGTTACCAAAGCAAAAATCTTATTGCAAGAGCTTTGGCTGCAAAAACTAGATTGTGATGAGTCGATTCCATTGCACCTAGACACCAGCTGGGAAAATTTCAAAGCCAATCTACTGCAGCTACCATCAATAAGCATTCCTCGGTTTGTACACACCGAGTCGAGTGCAAGCTGCCAAATTCATGGCTTTGCCGACGCCTCAATACGAGCGTATGGCtgctgtatatacatacgtagccATTCGGCTGGTGGAACGAAATGTACGCTGCTTACTGCAAAGTCTAGAGTGGCTCCGCTGAAGACTAAATCTCTTCCGCGTCTAGAGCTCTCGGCAGCCCACTTGCTGGCCAAATTATGGTCACGAATAGCGCCAATGTTGAGTCGgccaattgaaaatataaacttcTGGACAGACTCCGAAATTGTTTTGCATTGGATCAAAACGCATCCATCTGTACTACAGACCTTTGTTGCAAACAGAGTGTCCGAAATCCAAGAGTTGACGGATAAAGCTACTTGGCGACATGTGCCAACTAAGCTAAATCCCGCGGATCAAGTGTCTCGGGGTTGTAACGTGGACGAATTGAATAATTCTATCTGGTTTAGCGGTCCACAGGCTGGcaaaatcctccactga